A genomic window from Winogradskyella sp. J14-2 includes:
- a CDS encoding DUF1569 domain-containing protein, producing the protein MQSIFEENAYNDIKSRLENLNENAEANWGKMNVGQMVWHCQGPLNVILEKEDYGMKPSWLAKVFFKKSLYNDKPWKKGLPTAKFLKTKDTKDFNTEKAKLEALLDETYAHKDKTEWNPHPAFGYFTAQQWGQMQYKHLDHHLKQFGV; encoded by the coding sequence ATGCAATCTATTTTTGAAGAAAACGCTTATAACGACATAAAAAGCCGACTAGAAAACCTTAATGAAAATGCTGAAGCTAATTGGGGAAAAATGAATGTTGGCCAGATGGTTTGGCATTGCCAAGGACCATTAAATGTCATATTGGAAAAAGAGGACTATGGCATGAAGCCCAGTTGGCTTGCAAAGGTGTTTTTTAAAAAATCATTGTATAATGACAAACCTTGGAAAAAAGGATTACCGACAGCTAAATTTCTTAAAACCAAGGACACTAAAGACTTTAATACAGAAAAAGCCAAACTCGAAGCTTTATTAGATGAAACCTATGCACATAAAGACAAAACAGAATGGAATCCGCATCCTGCTTTTGGGTATTTTACGGCACAACAATGGGGACAAATGCAATACAAACATTTAGATCATCATTTAAAGCAGTTTGGTGTATAA
- the radC gene encoding RadC family protein — MSENSSSFSIKNWSQDDQPREKLRDKGKTVLSDAELVAILIGSGSREESAVDLCKRILASVDNNLNALGKLSIKQLMEFKGIGEAKAITIAAAMELGRRRRLEDAVQLDKITSSRSVFDVMQPILGELPHEEFWILYLNNSNKVIQKNQLSKGGITGTLVDVRLVLKSALEVGATALILCHNHPSGTLKPSQADKDITQKLKTAAQSLDIKVLDHLIITENTYFSFADESIL, encoded by the coding sequence ATGTCGGAAAATTCAAGTTCATTCTCTATAAAAAACTGGTCTCAAGACGATCAGCCTAGAGAAAAATTACGGGATAAGGGTAAGACTGTACTTTCGGATGCCGAACTGGTTGCCATCTTAATTGGTTCTGGAAGCAGGGAAGAAAGTGCCGTTGATCTGTGTAAGCGCATATTAGCCAGCGTAGATAATAATCTAAATGCTTTAGGGAAATTGTCGATTAAACAATTAATGGAGTTTAAAGGCATTGGAGAGGCTAAAGCCATAACCATAGCTGCCGCTATGGAATTGGGTAGAAGACGACGATTAGAAGATGCTGTACAGTTAGATAAAATAACATCGAGCCGTTCTGTTTTTGACGTTATGCAACCTATTTTGGGAGAGCTACCACATGAAGAATTCTGGATTCTCTATCTTAATAATTCTAATAAAGTTATTCAGAAAAATCAGCTAAGTAAAGGAGGTATCACAGGCACTTTAGTAGATGTACGACTAGTGCTAAAATCTGCTTTAGAAGTGGGCGCAACAGCATTAATACTCTGCCATAATCATCCTTCAGGTACTTTAAAACCTAGTCAGGCAGATAAAGATATTACTCAAAAGTTAAAAACGGCTGCACAAAGTTTAGATATAAAAGTTTTAGATCATTTAATTATAACAGAGAACACCTATTTTAGTTTTGCAGATGAGAGTATTCTGTGA
- a CDS encoding YjjG family noncanonical pyrimidine nucleotidase — translation MKDKIKHVFFDLDHTLWDFDKNSGLTFEKIFKLNSLDVNLSAFLEVYEPINLQYWKLYREEKVTKAALRYGRLREAFNAINVEVEDDMINHLSVAYIDYLTTFNNLFEGTLDILNYLKGKYELHIITNGFEEAQERKMYNAKIKHYFKTITNSEMVGVKKPNPKIFNFALHSAQANAAESVMIGDSLEADIEGAHNIGMETIYFDYKNLNNSNGYKSVTTLKAIEDYL, via the coding sequence ATGAAGGATAAAATAAAACACGTTTTTTTTGATTTAGATCACACGCTTTGGGATTTTGATAAAAACTCTGGATTAACATTCGAAAAGATTTTTAAACTCAATAGCTTAGATGTTAATCTATCAGCTTTTTTAGAAGTTTATGAACCCATAAACCTACAATATTGGAAACTCTACAGAGAAGAAAAAGTTACTAAGGCCGCATTGCGCTATGGTAGGTTGAGAGAAGCATTTAATGCTATAAATGTTGAGGTAGAAGACGATATGATAAATCATCTATCTGTAGCATACATAGATTATTTAACAACATTTAATAATTTGTTTGAAGGTACATTAGATATTTTGAATTATTTAAAGGGTAAATACGAATTACACATCATTACCAATGGTTTTGAAGAAGCCCAAGAACGAAAGATGTACAACGCTAAAATTAAGCATTATTTTAAAACCATAACAAACTCAGAAATGGTTGGTGTAAAAAAGCCAAACCCAAAAATTTTTAATTTTGCATTACATAGTGCTCAAGCCAATGCTGCCGAAAGTGTAATGATAGGTGATAGCCTAGAGGCCGATATTGAAGGTGCACACAATATAGGCATGGAAACGATTTATTTTGACTATAAAAATTTGAATAATTCTAATGGCTACAAAAGCGTAACAACTTTAAAGGCGATAGAAGATTATCTCTAA
- a CDS encoding replication-associated recombination protein A: MNIPLAERLRPKTLNDYLSQHHLVGKNGMLYHQIKSGIIPSLILWGPPGIGKTTLANIIANESERPFFKLSAINSGVKDIRDVIDKAKQSGGLFTAKNPILFIDEIHRFSKSQQDSLLEAVEKGWVTLIGATTENPSFEVISALLSRCQVYTLNAFSKDDLEALLKRAMSEDEVLSKLSIELKETEALLRCSGGDARKLLNIFELLVTSFKKEPIVITNDLVTKQVQSKAALYDKTGEQHYDIISAFIKSIRGSDPNAAVYYLARMIEGGEDVKFIARRLLILASEDIGNANPTALVIANNTFQAVSVIGNPESRIILSQCATYLASSPKSNAAYDAINKAQQLVKETGDLSVPLSIRNAPTKLMKELGYGDEYKYAHNYEHNFVNQEFLPDEIKNTKLYNPGNNTRENAQRQFLKARWKEKYGY; this comes from the coding sequence ATGAATATTCCTTTAGCAGAACGCTTAAGACCAAAGACCCTTAATGACTATTTGAGCCAACACCATTTAGTTGGTAAAAATGGCATGCTGTACCACCAAATTAAGAGTGGTATTATACCTTCGCTGATTCTTTGGGGACCTCCAGGAATTGGAAAAACCACTTTGGCAAATATTATTGCTAATGAATCTGAGCGACCATTTTTTAAACTAAGTGCTATAAATTCTGGTGTTAAGGACATTAGAGATGTTATTGATAAAGCAAAACAAAGCGGAGGGCTTTTTACTGCGAAAAATCCAATTTTATTTATTGATGAGATTCACAGGTTTAGCAAATCACAACAAGATTCATTATTAGAAGCTGTAGAAAAAGGTTGGGTGACCTTGATTGGCGCTACTACAGAAAACCCAAGTTTTGAAGTCATTTCTGCATTACTTTCGCGCTGTCAGGTATATACTCTGAACGCTTTTAGCAAAGACGATTTAGAAGCCTTACTTAAACGTGCAATGTCTGAAGATGAAGTTTTATCTAAATTAAGTATTGAGTTAAAAGAAACAGAAGCACTATTGCGATGTTCTGGTGGAGATGCCAGAAAACTGCTTAATATTTTTGAATTATTAGTTACCTCTTTTAAAAAGGAACCTATTGTAATTACCAATGACCTTGTTACAAAACAAGTACAAAGCAAAGCCGCTCTCTACGACAAAACCGGCGAACAACATTACGATATTATTTCAGCGTTTATAAAGTCCATTAGAGGTAGTGACCCAAATGCTGCTGTTTACTATTTAGCGCGAATGATTGAAGGTGGTGAGGATGTAAAATTTATTGCCAGACGCTTGTTAATTTTAGCAAGTGAGGATATTGGTAATGCCAACCCAACAGCTTTGGTCATTGCCAACAACACCTTTCAGGCTGTTTCTGTCATTGGTAATCCAGAATCTCGTATTATCTTGAGTCAATGTGCTACATATTTAGCAAGCTCACCTAAAAGCAATGCTGCTTACGACGCTATTAATAAAGCGCAGCAGCTCGTTAAAGAAACAGGTGACTTATCCGTACCATTATCCATTAGAAATGCACCAACAAAACTGATGAAAGAACTCGGTTATGGAGATGAATATAAGTATGCTCACAACTATGAGCACAACTTTGTAAACCAAGAATTTTTACCAGACGAAATAAAAAACACAAAACTCTACAATCCAGGAAATAATACTCGCGAAAACGCCCAGCGTCAATTTTTAAAAGCGCGCTGGAAAGAGAAATATGGGTATTGA
- a CDS encoding polysaccharide deacetylase family protein, whose amino-acid sequence MLLVYTHKITPRLKFTFKHICKRILGLDVKFTSKIEDFIAHDSLKMSYTKQPLSNELFVRCHNLLFENGISDIDISVQQWDSTKGFFSTGDRSDLPFDIFAASFYLLSRYEEYLPHVKDDFGRYMAKESIAYKHRFLNQPVVDIWAYKLKDVLQERFPEFNFPNRTYKIQPVIDVPMAFYFRKKGFLRTIGGTITDIGRFKFKQLYQRYSVLMGFKRDPYDTFKWVITKQKQCNFKFMVLFLIGDYSTYDKNISVNKKEFVSLIKSVADYCNVGIKASYFALEDISILKKEKLKMEAIVNRDLKAVRHSFSKLNLPQSYRNLVELEIHQDFTMGYIDALGFRAGTCTPFQYYDLDFEVQTPLQINPYQCLDFALLKYQSALDKKEHLQKLIKEIKKVNGTFTPVFHNYTFSNIDRWDGFRSLFSLILDSVDEG is encoded by the coding sequence ATGCTATTAGTTTACACACATAAGATTACACCAAGATTAAAGTTTACCTTTAAGCACATTTGCAAGCGTATCTTAGGGTTAGACGTAAAATTTACTTCAAAAATAGAAGATTTTATTGCGCACGATAGCCTTAAAATGTCTTACACTAAACAGCCGTTGAGTAACGAACTATTTGTGCGTTGTCATAATTTATTATTCGAGAATGGTATATCGGATATAGATATTAGTGTGCAGCAATGGGATAGTACCAAAGGCTTTTTTTCTACTGGTGATCGTAGCGATTTACCGTTTGATATTTTTGCAGCTTCATTCTATTTACTAAGTAGATACGAGGAATACTTACCGCATGTTAAGGACGATTTTGGACGGTACATGGCTAAAGAAAGTATAGCATATAAACATCGGTTTTTAAACCAGCCAGTTGTAGATATTTGGGCTTATAAGCTTAAAGATGTACTGCAAGAGCGTTTTCCAGAGTTTAATTTTCCAAATCGCACATACAAAATACAACCTGTAATAGACGTACCTATGGCCTTTTACTTTCGAAAAAAGGGATTTTTGCGCACTATTGGTGGTACGATAACAGATATTGGCAGATTTAAATTTAAACAGTTATATCAACGCTACTCTGTACTAATGGGCTTTAAACGCGACCCTTACGATACCTTTAAATGGGTGATTACTAAGCAAAAACAATGCAATTTCAAGTTTATGGTATTGTTTCTAATAGGAGATTATTCTACTTATGATAAAAACATAAGTGTTAATAAAAAAGAATTTGTATCTCTCATTAAATCTGTTGCAGATTATTGTAATGTGGGTATTAAAGCGTCTTACTTTGCGTTAGAAGACATTTCTATCTTAAAGAAAGAAAAGTTAAAGATGGAAGCTATAGTCAATAGAGATTTAAAGGCAGTAAGACATTCGTTTTCTAAGCTTAACCTACCACAATCGTATAGAAATTTGGTTGAGTTAGAAATCCATCAGGATTTTACAATGGGCTATATAGATGCGCTTGGTTTTAGAGCAGGCACATGTACACCATTTCAGTATTATGACCTAGATTTTGAGGTGCAAACACCTCTGCAAATTAACCCTTATCAGTGTTTAGATTTTGCCTTACTAAAATACCAATCAGCGTTAGACAAAAAAGAACATCTACAAAAGCTTATAAAGGAAATTAAAAAAGTTAATGGTACTTTTACACCAGTATTTCATAACTATACATTTAGTAATATAGACCGTTGGGATGGCTTTAGGTCGCTGTTTAGTTTAATATTAGATTCAGTTGATGAAGGATAA